In a single window of the Drosophila albomicans strain 15112-1751.03 chromosome 3, ASM965048v2, whole genome shotgun sequence genome:
- the LOC117566641 gene encoding uncharacterized protein LOC117566641 isoform X1 yields MAVAATATTNATSICVSCVRQRQNRRCVGVGVGSGATAAIGSNAILQIYSAWALLTLLAASAAIVQSAAVFGGLSQHTFKPLCSAQHEHFMESDGKESSLIIELKPDSYGAEHSTCTRILSAPPSFGFIVRLILPKLRHNQHTTDNDNYNSNSNSNNDNTQSLSSGSFVSSIMPSVVSTARPQSLSSGSSALTGMSTLIERLNTTAAAAAAAGAEGGLTSAATIAGRTCPLNIFSSLDPHTAQWRVDPCQLEDTASEMEDPVRLFHGRVRIVWEHEQQELKSKLMITVLGKGEQCKDAQNKHQCLKIGDEPILCISKELACDGIRHCPYSNEYDSDEDYELCYKQRRPGLLPSAKESDLIEQFTLEVFRNFFLHDAPKRPQNASSSVSNSNSTTQLHKVHTKDMKKPNGEANGSPNAIGAEQTPEADGKSGQDNATMESNGNANANANGNGNTGGSGFTRRNSTRTGLHSDLSKYGPWGYLMLGMLLCGGALLICGLWVSCCRLSSHIESIRSLTASASQHAVNNEREAALAAANGAGQDPTNATSPPNYEELDPPPAYSVLFPNQKAASSNTLNALDGVVASTTAAAAAAAAAAAAATATAVVAATSVAEQQQQQQEQQTQQQQQQQQQENPGEQPTN; encoded by the exons ATGGCGgttgctgcgactgcgactacgAATGCGACGAGCATTTGCGTCAGCTGCGTGCGCCAGCGGCAAAATCGACGCTGCGTTGGCGTCGGCGTCGGCAGCGGCGCAACCGCAGCCATTGGCAGTAATgccattttgcaaatttatagcGCCTGGGCGCTGCTCACCTTGCTGGCCGCCAGTGCTGCCATTGTGCAGAGTGCAGCGGTTTTCG GTGGACTGTCGCAGCACACATTCAAACCGCTGTGCAGTGCACAACATGAGCATTTCATGGAGAGCGATGGCAAAGAGTCGAGTCTCATCATTGAATTGAAACCGGACTCGTATGGAGCTGAGCACAGCACCTGCACCCGCATACTGAGCGCACCGCCCAGCTTCGGATTCATTGTGCGTCTCATTTTGCCCAAGCTGCGTCACAATCAACACACAACCGACAatgacaactacaacagcaacagcaacagcaacaacgacaacactCAGTCCCTATCCAGTGGCAGTTTCGTGTCGAGCATCATGCCCTCTGTTGTCAGCACGGCGAGGCCACAGTCACTGTCATCTGGTTCCTCAGCCCTGACGGGCATGTCCACGCTGATTGAGCGACTGAataccacagcagcagcagcagcagcagcaggagctgaAGGTGGACTGACCTCAGCCGCAACAATTGCGGGACGCACCTGTCCCCTGAACATT ttcaGCTCATTGGATCCGCATACCGCACAATGGCGCGTGGATCCCTGTCAGCTGGAGGATACAGCCTCCGAGATGGAGGATCCTGTGCGTTTGTTCCACGGTCGTGTGCGCATTGTGTGGGAGCATGAACAGCAGGAGCTGAAGTCGAAGCTAATGATCACGGTGCTGGGCAAGGGAGAACAGTGTAAGGACGCACAAAACAAGCATCAGTGCCTGAAGATTGG CGATGAGCCTATTCTCTGCATCTCCAAGGAGCTGGCCTGCGATGGCATACGCCATTGCCCGTATAGCAATGAGTATGACAGCGATGAGGACTACGAGTTATGCTATAAGCAGCGTCGTCCTGGTCTACTGCCATCGGCCAAAGAGTCCGATTTGATCGAGCAATTCACACTCGAAGTGTTTCGCAATTTCTTTTTGCACGATGCACCCAAAAGACCACAGAATGCCAGCAGCTCCGTTTCGAACAGCAATTCGACAACGCAGCTGCATAAAGTTCACACCAAAGATATGAAAAAGCCGAATGGCGAGGCCAACGGTTCACCGAATGCCATCGGAGCCGAGCAGACGCCGGAGGCGGATGGCAAGTCAGGACAGGATAATGCCACCATGGAGAGCAATGGCAacgcgaatgcgaatgcgaatggaaatgggaaCACTGGCGGCAGCGGATTCACGCGTCGCAACTCGACGAGGACGGGCCTCCACTCGGATCTGTCCAAGTACGGACCGTGGGGCTATCTAATGCTCGGCATGCTCCTCTGCGGCGGTGCTCTGCTCATCTGCGGCCTCTGGG TTTCCTGTTGTCGCTTGAGCTCTCACATTGAATCCATACGTTCACTTACAGCATCCGCATCCCAGCATGCGGTCAACAATGAGCGCGAGGCAGCGCTGGCCGCCGCCAATGGAGCTGGCCAGGATCCCACGAATGCCACCTCGCCGCCCAACTACGAGGAACTGGATCCACCGCCAGCTTACTCGGTGCTCTTTCCCAATCAGAAGGCCGCCAGTAGCAATACTTTGAATGCCCTGGATGGCGTCGTTGCCAgcacaacagctgcagcagcagcagcggcagcggcggctgcagcagcaacagcaacggcagttgtggcagcaacatccgtggcagagcaacagcagcagcagcaagaacaacaaacccagcaacaacaacaacaacaacaacaagaaaatccAGGAGAGCAGCCAACGAACTAG
- the LOC117566641 gene encoding uncharacterized protein LOC117566641 isoform X3 yields MAVAATATTNATSICVSCVRQRQNRRCVGVGVGSGATAAIGSNAILQIYSAWALLTLLAASAAIVQSAAVFGGLSQHTFKPLCSAQHEHFMESDGKESSLIIELKPDSYGAEHSTCTRILSAPPSFGFIVRLILPKLRHNQHTTDNDNYNSNSNSNNDNTQSLSSGSFVSSIMPSVVSTARPQSLSSGSSALTGMSTLIERLNTTAAAAAAAGAEGGLTSAATIAGRTCPLNIFSSLDPHTAQWRVDPCQLEDTASEMEDPVRLFHGRVRIVWEHEQQELKSKLMITVLGKGEQCKDAQNKHQCLKIGDEPILCISKELACDGIRHCPYSNEYDSDEDYELCYKQRRPGLLPSAKESDLIEQFTLEVFRNFFLHDAPKRPQNASSSVSNSNSTTQLHKVHTKDMKKPNGEANGSPNAIGAEQTPEADGKSGQDNATMESNGNANANANGNGNTGGSGFTRRNSTRTGLHSDLSKYGPWGYLMLGMLLCGGALLICGLWGTFNCTLL; encoded by the exons ATGGCGgttgctgcgactgcgactacgAATGCGACGAGCATTTGCGTCAGCTGCGTGCGCCAGCGGCAAAATCGACGCTGCGTTGGCGTCGGCGTCGGCAGCGGCGCAACCGCAGCCATTGGCAGTAATgccattttgcaaatttatagcGCCTGGGCGCTGCTCACCTTGCTGGCCGCCAGTGCTGCCATTGTGCAGAGTGCAGCGGTTTTCG GTGGACTGTCGCAGCACACATTCAAACCGCTGTGCAGTGCACAACATGAGCATTTCATGGAGAGCGATGGCAAAGAGTCGAGTCTCATCATTGAATTGAAACCGGACTCGTATGGAGCTGAGCACAGCACCTGCACCCGCATACTGAGCGCACCGCCCAGCTTCGGATTCATTGTGCGTCTCATTTTGCCCAAGCTGCGTCACAATCAACACACAACCGACAatgacaactacaacagcaacagcaacagcaacaacgacaacactCAGTCCCTATCCAGTGGCAGTTTCGTGTCGAGCATCATGCCCTCTGTTGTCAGCACGGCGAGGCCACAGTCACTGTCATCTGGTTCCTCAGCCCTGACGGGCATGTCCACGCTGATTGAGCGACTGAataccacagcagcagcagcagcagcagcaggagctgaAGGTGGACTGACCTCAGCCGCAACAATTGCGGGACGCACCTGTCCCCTGAACATT ttcaGCTCATTGGATCCGCATACCGCACAATGGCGCGTGGATCCCTGTCAGCTGGAGGATACAGCCTCCGAGATGGAGGATCCTGTGCGTTTGTTCCACGGTCGTGTGCGCATTGTGTGGGAGCATGAACAGCAGGAGCTGAAGTCGAAGCTAATGATCACGGTGCTGGGCAAGGGAGAACAGTGTAAGGACGCACAAAACAAGCATCAGTGCCTGAAGATTGG CGATGAGCCTATTCTCTGCATCTCCAAGGAGCTGGCCTGCGATGGCATACGCCATTGCCCGTATAGCAATGAGTATGACAGCGATGAGGACTACGAGTTATGCTATAAGCAGCGTCGTCCTGGTCTACTGCCATCGGCCAAAGAGTCCGATTTGATCGAGCAATTCACACTCGAAGTGTTTCGCAATTTCTTTTTGCACGATGCACCCAAAAGACCACAGAATGCCAGCAGCTCCGTTTCGAACAGCAATTCGACAACGCAGCTGCATAAAGTTCACACCAAAGATATGAAAAAGCCGAATGGCGAGGCCAACGGTTCACCGAATGCCATCGGAGCCGAGCAGACGCCGGAGGCGGATGGCAAGTCAGGACAGGATAATGCCACCATGGAGAGCAATGGCAacgcgaatgcgaatgcgaatggaaatgggaaCACTGGCGGCAGCGGATTCACGCGTCGCAACTCGACGAGGACGGGCCTCCACTCGGATCTGTCCAAGTACGGACCGTGGGGCTATCTAATGCTCGGCATGCTCCTCTGCGGCGGTGCTCTGCTCATCTGCGGCCTCTGGGGTACGTTCAATTGCACACTTTTGTAG
- the LOC117566641 gene encoding uncharacterized protein LOC117566641 isoform X2, whose product MAVAATATTNATSICVSCVRQRQNRRCVGVGVGSGATAAIGSNAILQIYSAWALLTLLAASAAIVQSAAVFGGLSQHTFKPLCSAQHEHFMESDGKESSLIIELKPDSYGAEHSTCTRILSAPPSFGFIVRLILPKLRHNQHTTDNDNYNSNSNSNNDNTQSLSSGSFVSSIMPSVVSTARPQSLSSGSSALTGMSTLIERLNTTAAAAAAAGAEGGLTSAATIAGRTCPLNIFSSLDPHTAQWRVDPCQLEDTASEMEDPVRLFHGRVRIVWEHEQQELKSKLMITVLGKGEQCKDAQNKHQCLKIGDEPILCISKELACDGIRHCPYSNEYDSDEDYELCYKQRRPGLLPSAKESDLIEQFTLEVFRNFFLHDAPKRPQNASSSVSNSNSTTQLHKVHTKDMKKPNGEANGSPNAIGAEQTPEADGKSGQDNATMESNGNANANANGNGNTGGSGFTRRNSTRTGLHSDLSKYGPWGYLMLGMLLCGGALLICGLWASASQHAVNNEREAALAAANGAGQDPTNATSPPNYEELDPPPAYSVLFPNQKAASSNTLNALDGVVASTTAAAAAAAAAAAAATATAVVAATSVAEQQQQQQEQQTQQQQQQQQQENPGEQPTN is encoded by the exons ATGGCGgttgctgcgactgcgactacgAATGCGACGAGCATTTGCGTCAGCTGCGTGCGCCAGCGGCAAAATCGACGCTGCGTTGGCGTCGGCGTCGGCAGCGGCGCAACCGCAGCCATTGGCAGTAATgccattttgcaaatttatagcGCCTGGGCGCTGCTCACCTTGCTGGCCGCCAGTGCTGCCATTGTGCAGAGTGCAGCGGTTTTCG GTGGACTGTCGCAGCACACATTCAAACCGCTGTGCAGTGCACAACATGAGCATTTCATGGAGAGCGATGGCAAAGAGTCGAGTCTCATCATTGAATTGAAACCGGACTCGTATGGAGCTGAGCACAGCACCTGCACCCGCATACTGAGCGCACCGCCCAGCTTCGGATTCATTGTGCGTCTCATTTTGCCCAAGCTGCGTCACAATCAACACACAACCGACAatgacaactacaacagcaacagcaacagcaacaacgacaacactCAGTCCCTATCCAGTGGCAGTTTCGTGTCGAGCATCATGCCCTCTGTTGTCAGCACGGCGAGGCCACAGTCACTGTCATCTGGTTCCTCAGCCCTGACGGGCATGTCCACGCTGATTGAGCGACTGAataccacagcagcagcagcagcagcagcaggagctgaAGGTGGACTGACCTCAGCCGCAACAATTGCGGGACGCACCTGTCCCCTGAACATT ttcaGCTCATTGGATCCGCATACCGCACAATGGCGCGTGGATCCCTGTCAGCTGGAGGATACAGCCTCCGAGATGGAGGATCCTGTGCGTTTGTTCCACGGTCGTGTGCGCATTGTGTGGGAGCATGAACAGCAGGAGCTGAAGTCGAAGCTAATGATCACGGTGCTGGGCAAGGGAGAACAGTGTAAGGACGCACAAAACAAGCATCAGTGCCTGAAGATTGG CGATGAGCCTATTCTCTGCATCTCCAAGGAGCTGGCCTGCGATGGCATACGCCATTGCCCGTATAGCAATGAGTATGACAGCGATGAGGACTACGAGTTATGCTATAAGCAGCGTCGTCCTGGTCTACTGCCATCGGCCAAAGAGTCCGATTTGATCGAGCAATTCACACTCGAAGTGTTTCGCAATTTCTTTTTGCACGATGCACCCAAAAGACCACAGAATGCCAGCAGCTCCGTTTCGAACAGCAATTCGACAACGCAGCTGCATAAAGTTCACACCAAAGATATGAAAAAGCCGAATGGCGAGGCCAACGGTTCACCGAATGCCATCGGAGCCGAGCAGACGCCGGAGGCGGATGGCAAGTCAGGACAGGATAATGCCACCATGGAGAGCAATGGCAacgcgaatgcgaatgcgaatggaaatgggaaCACTGGCGGCAGCGGATTCACGCGTCGCAACTCGACGAGGACGGGCCTCCACTCGGATCTGTCCAAGTACGGACCGTGGGGCTATCTAATGCTCGGCATGCTCCTCTGCGGCGGTGCTCTGCTCATCTGCGGCCTCTGGG CATCCGCATCCCAGCATGCGGTCAACAATGAGCGCGAGGCAGCGCTGGCCGCCGCCAATGGAGCTGGCCAGGATCCCACGAATGCCACCTCGCCGCCCAACTACGAGGAACTGGATCCACCGCCAGCTTACTCGGTGCTCTTTCCCAATCAGAAGGCCGCCAGTAGCAATACTTTGAATGCCCTGGATGGCGTCGTTGCCAgcacaacagctgcagcagcagcagcggcagcggcggctgcagcagcaacagcaacggcagttgtggcagcaacatccgtggcagagcaacagcagcagcagcaagaacaacaaacccagcaacaacaacaacaacaacaacaagaaaatccAGGAGAGCAGCCAACGAACTAG
- the LOC117571715 gene encoding uncharacterized protein LOC117571715: MRLQHLPLLLALLATVAVAAAAATTKPKSETKTSSKAESAIPSTKKPTPTTVGSKTTSTTTTKSQSTKTVKSLVPGENRGKRTLYDFGNAGFLYPEVASRRAGYVDNYFPQTGYYNGQQAIAQYPGSFGTGYAPYPQYLEAPEPIIEIIIKDANETLAEEPAQPVVTKKTKKKKEKVHVFYVNYKKDQNNKLHLETPIASLNNDDNEEPEEEEEEEVVQYPVTPLPPVKSTTLRTIIHPDSEKYHSNSGIHVSFGAENKHQTGHILEEHDAESIQRQVVALPLTNTRADYGRENSFSRGSSSSSSSSSSSANTLFGSYQQHQQQQREQQQQQLHFASQQQLPAQHSSNYFRQPASKPQQQQQPQLQYYQKPQQQPQQQQQQQHVPRPSITQQQLPSTSSQSIFNKLVQQSQFYVNHNQQYQPQQSQQQPQQQQYQKPPHKQVQVPFFPTIPPKSQELPSRPSAPYQPIKFRPTPAPAPQAKPLQLPLKLENVNYQQQQQQHHQQQQQYQSQTQTQSKPQPYQFIRQPQFVQQPQFIVHSPTPATDYYPQQQPHQQHSQQQQQQQHQEHKYVAPTLSYFDIKPSKETELLKSIPKFEQHITETVQNQPSQQQQLSLQQFAYSNTRNEVIHDVPAPNLGPTAAPIPAQPIAGHYITASSQQHQQQQQHQQQQSQQPLQQQQQHSQQQQHSQPQQQQHFASFPSESTPPVYAESTHGQKVMVVTPVPPSSSYASYNQYPQASSEPVVQVHPQASAAALQAQASTNFAQQPRQSQSQFSSASAGDNSPFSVSTYHSDVFKELQQRQQQEKQSQAPTNYVTPVKPAAAPAAVSSPSTSAPLPTAPPKPNGKASQTLLQLPDEVPDDLRQQLFSSGILNNADISILDYDKQGDIALENLPAEHLQHFYGAGGGAQIAETNKVLTVVKPNGDKVALSEKQIDRVKQTNSLPQKQQLDVKVVRFDAAQGQSVNEKYVRQDATVVTPVELAERQQYNRYLPLKINGAQFPIPDSEELLGKKIVSVVVLAPVEAQPAGQSSEARSVDSREVKFLGGELVKTLVKKPTKDNFKRWLEKEARTDIELQSVVLLVAKSSDAAEQEIFMYDIATGNVNKLNGELSSTFVNVAEENASSEDLEHAATLDPSSLESMMHLRRR, translated from the exons TTGGCGCTGCTCGCAACAGTTGCTgtcgccgcagcagcagcaaccacgaAGCCCAAGAGCGAGACTAAAACTTCATCGAAGGCGGAGTCAGCGATTCCTTCCACCAAGAAGCCAACGCCCACAACTGTTGGCTCCAAGACAACCTCAACGACAACCACAAAGAGTCAGTCCACGAAGACGGTGAAATCGTTGGTGCCCGGCGAGAATCGCGGCAAGCGCACACTTTATGACTTTGGCAATGCTGGATTTCTGTATCCCGAAGTCGCCAGTCGTCGTGCCGGCTACGTGGACAACTACTTTCCACAGACGGGCTACTACAATGGCCAGCAGGCCATAG CTCAGTATCCGGGCAGCTTTGGCACTGGCTATGCGCCTTATCCACAGTATCTGGAGGCGCCGGAGCCCATCATTGAGATCATCATCAAGGATGCGAACGAAACGTTGGCCGAGGAACCCGCACAACCCGTGGTGActaagaagacgaagaagaagaaggagaaggtgCATGTGTTCTATGTGAACTACAAGAAGGATCAGAACAACAAGCTGCATCTGGAGACGCCCATCGCATCGCTGAACAACGACGATAACGAGGAACccgaggaggaggaagaggaggaggtggTGCAGTATCCAGTGACGCCTCTGCCACCCGTCAAATCCACCACTCTGCGCACTATCATCCATCCCGATTCGGAGAAGTatcacagcaacagcggcattCATGTATCCTTCGGGGCGGAGAACAAACATCAGACAGGACACATTCTGGAGGAGCACGATGCGGAGAGCATTCAGCGTCAGGTGGTGGCGTTGCCTTTGACCAACACACGTGCGGACTATGGACGCGAGAACAGCTTCTCCAGAGGCTCCtcttcatcgtcatcgtcgtcgtcgtcttccgCCAACACGCTCTTCGGCAGCtatcagcaacatcagcagcaacaacgcgagcaacaacagcagcagctgcacttTGCCAgtcagcaacagttgccggcacagcacagcagcaactactttaggcagccagccagcaagccacagcagcagcagcaaccacaattGCAGTACTATCAAAagccgcaacagcaaccgcagcagcagcagcagcagcaacatgtgcCACGCCCCAGCATCACGCAGCAGCAATTGCCCTCGACTTCGTCGCAGAGCATCTTCAACAAGCTGGTGCAGCAATCGCAGTTCTATGTCAATCACAATCAGCAGTATCAGCCACAgcaatcgcagcagcaaccacaacagcagcaataccAGAAGCCGCCCCATAAGCAAGTGCAGGTGCCATTCTTCCCCACAATTCCGCCCAAATCCCAAGAGTTGCCATCGCGTCCCAGTGCGCCATATCAGCCCATTAAATTCCGCCCTACTCCCGCACCTGCGCCACAAGCCAAACCATTGCAGTTGCCTCTAAAGCTTGAGAATGTCAActaccaacagcagcaacagcaacatcatcagcaacaacaacaatatcaaagTCAAACTCAGACGCAGTCGAAGCCACAACCTTATCAGTTTATCAGACAGCCACAGTTCGTGCAGCAACCGCAGTTCATTGTGCACTCGCCCACGCCAGCAACCGACTACTatccacagcaacaaccacatcaGCAACactcacagcagcagcagcaacagcaacatcaggaGCACAAGTATGTGGCGCCCACTTTGAGCTACTTTGACATCAAACCTTCCAAGGAAACGGAGCTGTTGAAGTCCATTCCCAAGTTCGAGCAACACATAACGGAAACTGTGCAGAATCAGccatcgcagcagcaacagctgtcGCTGCAGCAATTCGCCTACAGCAACACACGCAACGAGGTTATACACGATGTGCCTGCTCCCAATTTGGGTCCCACAGCTGCCCCGATACCTGCACAACCCATTGCCGGACATTACATCACAGCCAGCTCccaacagcaccagcaacaacagcaacatcagcaacaacagtcacagcagccacttcagcaacagcagcaacattcccaacagcagcaacattcgcagccacagcaacaacagcacttCGCTAGCTTCCCCAGCGAGTCAACGCCTCCGGTTTACGCCGAGTCCACGCATGGCCAGAAGGTAATGGTGGTCACCCCGGTGCCGCCTTCCTCCAGCTACGCCAGCTACAATCAGTATCCCCAGGCCAGCAGTGAGCCTGTTGTCCAGGTGCATCCTCAAGCCTCAGCAGCTGCGCTTCAAGCTCAAGCCAGCACCAACTTCGCACAGCAACCCAGACAATCTCAATCCCAGTTTAGTTCCGCTTCAGCTGGCGACAACTCCCCATTCAGTGTGTCTACTTATCACTCGGATGTGTTCAAggagctgcagcagcgacagcagcaagagAAGCAATCACAAGCTCCTACAAACTATGTGACACCTGTtaaaccagcagcagctccagctgcCGTCTCCTCACCATCGACATCCGCACCACTGCCCACAGCTCCACCCAAGCCCAATGGCAAGGCATCGCAGACACTGCTTCAGCTGCCCGACGAGGTGCCCGATGATCTGCGCCAGCAACTCTTCTCTTCGGGTATACTGAACAATGCCGACATCTCCATCCTCGATTACGATAAGCAGGGAGACATTGCTCTGGAGAATCTGCCCGCTGAGCATCTGCAGCATTTCTATGGTGCTGGCGGAGGTGCTCAGATTGCCGAGACCAACAAGGTGTTGACTGTGGTGAAGCCCAATGGCGATAAGGTGGCGCTGAGCGAGAAGCAAATCGATCGCGTCAAGCAGACGAACTCACTGCcccaaaagcagcagctggatGTGAAAGTTGTGCGCTTCGATGCCGCCCAAGGACAGAGCGTGAATGAGAAGTATGTGCGTCAGGATGCCACCGTTGTGACACCCGTTGAGCTGGCCGAGCGTCAGCAATACAATCGTTATTTGCCGCTGAAGATCAATGGTGCTCAGTTCCCCATTCCCGATAGCGAGGAGCTGCTGGGCAAGAAGATTGTCAGCGTTGTAGTCTTGGCTCCCGTTGAGGCTCAGCCGGCGGGACAGTCGAGTGAGGCGCGCAGCGTGGACAGCAGAGAGGTGAAGTTTTTGGGTGGTGAGTTGGTCAAGACGCTGGTGAAGAAGCCCACCAAGGACAACTTCAAGCGGTGGTTGGAGAAGGAGGCGCGTACCGACATCGAGCTGCAGTCCGTGGTGCTGCTGGTGGCTAA ATCCAGCGATGCGGCCGAGCAGGAAATCTTCATGTACGACATTGCCACGGGCAACGTCAACAAGCTGAATGGAGAGCTCTCGAGCACCTTTGTGAATGTCGCCGAGGAGAATGCGAGCAGCGAGGATTTGGAGCATGCGGCCACATTGGATCCCAGTTCGCTGGAGTCGATGATGCATCTGCGTCGCAGATGA